In a genomic window of Nocardia fluminea:
- a CDS encoding cutinase family protein, whose protein sequence is MTTSAAGRGAAVVAAMVGAAVLTASSPAAPAVAVPINGCPALFILGVQGTGQSSPTADPLADTGVVGSLIGPVAHAVPTLVQRAYIGYDAGFGGIVPGGGSDPYVSSVSGARANLDSAARHVAQVCPDTMLAGIGYSQGAQAMASFARDVGAGNGPVPAEHIAGIALYANPDRGELEPVFPGRPGQIVPDPAPGTSGAAVSTVQVLAAPAGGAGIATTDDGYGALVGRVADICSDGDLACSAPGQAAVLRLGAQVFAQADLTNPLAALNTLGAALSEALGEAWNTVILKDFQVGAGSVDYAPQADLGQRLVDAGDPRTSVTDPGAAAARWNEISATVMANPLVLLPRLLAQLGGAWGQLAAQNAELVNPATWLRFADTVGRHNGYALTGQLNSGIAWMIALAHDIAGSRS, encoded by the coding sequence ATGACCACGAGCGCCGCAGGTCGTGGCGCCGCTGTCGTCGCCGCGATGGTGGGGGCGGCGGTACTCACCGCCTCCTCACCTGCGGCCCCTGCGGTCGCGGTGCCGATCAATGGGTGCCCGGCCTTGTTCATCCTCGGTGTCCAGGGCACCGGCCAGTCGTCGCCGACCGCGGATCCGCTCGCTGACACCGGTGTCGTCGGATCGCTGATCGGGCCCGTCGCCCATGCGGTGCCAACCCTCGTACAGCGGGCCTATATAGGCTACGACGCCGGATTCGGCGGCATCGTCCCCGGTGGCGGCTCTGACCCGTATGTGTCCTCGGTGTCGGGCGCGCGGGCCAATCTCGACTCCGCTGCACGCCACGTCGCGCAGGTGTGCCCGGACACGATGCTCGCCGGGATCGGCTACAGCCAGGGCGCCCAAGCGATGGCGAGCTTCGCACGTGATGTCGGCGCCGGAAACGGGCCCGTCCCGGCGGAGCACATCGCGGGGATCGCGTTGTATGCCAACCCCGATCGCGGCGAGCTCGAACCGGTCTTTCCTGGGAGGCCGGGCCAGATCGTGCCCGACCCCGCACCCGGCACGTCGGGAGCTGCGGTTTCGACCGTGCAGGTCCTCGCGGCCCCCGCGGGGGGTGCGGGCATCGCCACCACCGACGACGGATACGGAGCACTGGTCGGGCGGGTCGCCGATATTTGCAGCGACGGCGACCTCGCCTGCTCCGCCCCAGGTCAGGCCGCAGTCCTGCGTTTGGGGGCGCAGGTCTTCGCCCAAGCGGACCTGACCAACCCCCTCGCAGCGCTGAACACGCTCGGTGCTGCGCTCTCCGAGGCGCTCGGTGAGGCCTGGAACACCGTGATCCTCAAGGACTTCCAGGTCGGCGCGGGCAGCGTCGACTATGCGCCACAGGCGGATTTGGGGCAGCGGCTAGTCGATGCTGGTGACCCCCGCACGTCTGTCACGGATCCCGGTGCGGCAGCTGCGCGATGGAATGAGATCAGCGCGACGGTCATGGCGAATCCGCTAGTGCTGTTGCCGAGATTGCTCGCCCAGCTCGGTGGCGCGTGGGGCCAGCTCGCGGCCCAGAACGCCGAGCTGGTCAACCCCGCGACGTGGCTGCGGTTCGCCGACACGGTCGGGCGCCACAACGGCTATGCCTTGACCGGGCAGTTGAACTCGGGCATCGCCTGGATGATCGCCCTCGCCCACGACATCGCGGGATCGCGCTCATGA
- a CDS encoding lipase family protein, whose translation MTSTGADEFRANTTIGFDTPGEILRTREVMVPHIAGLRRAWQVIYTTKTTFGIPVASSGIVLEPVASSGGAIVETPVVVYCPTFHGLGGRCAPSELLVDGNEPDSSSIAAALVQGWTVAVPDGVGLGIDGAGPHHFLAKKAGARAVLDLARAVVSQPAEGRIEAPVAVWGYADGGRVAAAAAEYQPAYAPELDLRAVAAGAVIRDPGALINNLDGGPWSGFAFAGMVGLARAYSHLPVDHLLTDAGMRAVQRASEADLATLLVEFLPPLAAWCERPDPWNDPVWNHILTRENLGTKTPLVPVHLYHGLLDGLVPIESGRELFAEYTSRDVAVSWSEFDVTHLGAADLGVPDVLTTFRAGFARPPRHQGPNPTN comes from the coding sequence ATGACCAGCACCGGGGCGGACGAGTTCCGCGCGAACACCACGATCGGGTTCGACACCCCAGGCGAGATCCTGCGCACCCGCGAGGTCATGGTGCCCCACATCGCCGGTCTCCGGCGCGCCTGGCAGGTGATCTACACAACTAAAACCACTTTCGGCATCCCTGTGGCCTCCTCGGGCATCGTGCTGGAACCGGTTGCGTCGTCCGGTGGCGCGATCGTGGAAACGCCGGTGGTGGTGTACTGCCCGACCTTTCACGGTCTGGGTGGTCGATGTGCTCCCTCTGAGCTGCTGGTCGACGGGAACGAACCCGACTCGAGCAGTATCGCTGCCGCGCTGGTGCAGGGTTGGACGGTCGCGGTGCCCGATGGCGTCGGGCTGGGCATCGACGGCGCTGGTCCACACCATTTCCTGGCCAAGAAGGCTGGCGCCCGGGCGGTGCTGGATCTGGCTCGCGCGGTCGTGTCCCAGCCTGCCGAAGGGAGGATCGAAGCTCCGGTAGCGGTGTGGGGCTACGCAGACGGCGGCCGTGTCGCCGCCGCTGCCGCCGAATACCAGCCCGCCTACGCTCCCGAGCTCGATCTGCGGGCCGTCGCGGCCGGTGCGGTGATCCGCGATCCCGGCGCGTTGATCAACAACCTCGATGGTGGGCCGTGGTCGGGGTTTGCCTTCGCGGGCATGGTCGGCTTGGCGCGGGCCTACTCGCACCTTCCGGTCGATCACCTACTCACCGACGCCGGCATGCGTGCAGTCCAGAGGGCCTCCGAGGCTGACCTGGCCACTTTGCTGGTGGAGTTCTTGCCTCCGCTAGCCGCGTGGTGTGAACGTCCCGACCCCTGGAACGACCCGGTCTGGAACCACATCCTCACTCGCGAAAATCTCGGCACCAAAACACCGTTGGTACCGGTGCACCTCTACCACGGGCTGCTCGACGGGCTGGTGCCGATCGAGTCCGGACGCGAACTGTTCGCCGAGTACACCTCCCGCGACGTCGCGGTGTCCTGGTCGGAA